The following coding sequences are from one Gossypium hirsutum isolate 1008001.06 chromosome A12, Gossypium_hirsutum_v2.1, whole genome shotgun sequence window:
- the LOC107932176 gene encoding L-galactose dehydrogenase, whose translation MAVPKLEMRPLGNTGLKLSSVGFGASPLGSVFGSVSESDAVASVLEAFRLGINFFDTSPYYGATLSEKMLGKGLKALGVPRSEYIVSTKCGRYREGFDFSAERVTKSIDESLERLQLDYVDIFQCHDIEFGSLDQVVNETIPALQKLKEAGKIRFIGITGLPLEIFTYLLDRVPPGTVDVILSYCHYSINDSTLEDLLPYLKTKGVGIISASPLAMGLLTEFGPPEWHPASPELKSACQAAAVYCKEKGKNISKLAMQYSLSNKDISTVLVGMNSVKQVEENVAAATELVLFGKDHETLAEVEAILKPVKNQTWPSGIQQS comes from the exons ATGGCTGTTCCCAAACTAGAAATGAGACCTCTCGGAAACACGGGCCTCAAGCTCAGCAGCGTGGGCTTCGGAGCTTCTCCTCTCGGCAGCGTCTTCGGTTCCGTTTCCGAAAGCGACGCTGTCGCCTCCGTCCTCGAAGCCTTCCGCCTCGGAATCAACTTCTTCGACACCTCTCC GTATTATGGAGCGACATTGTCAGAGAAGATGCTGGGTAAGGGACTTAAAGCTCTTGGAGTTCCTAGAAGTGAATATATAGTTTCGACAAAATGTGGGAGATATCGTGAAGGTTTTGATTTCAGTGCTGAGAGAGTAACTAAAAGCATTGATGAAAGCTTGGAGAGGTTGCAACTTGATTATGTTGATATATTTCAATGCCATGACATTGAATTCGGCTCTCTTGATCAG GTTGTGAATGAGACGATTCCGGCACTTCAAAAACTGAAGGAAGCAGGGAAGATTCGTTTCATTGGTATCACCGGGTTGCCCTTGGAAATTTTTACTTATCTGCTTGATAGGGTTCCACCAGGCACTGTTGATGTAATATTATCATATTGCCATTATAGCATTAATGATTCAACATTGGAGGATTTATTGCCTTACTTGAAAACCAAAGGTGTTGGCATAATCAGTGCATCTCCACTTGCTATGGGACTTCTTACTGAGTTTGGTCCACCGGAGTGGCATCCAGCATCTCCCGAACTCAAG TCTGCCTGCCAAGCTGCTGCTGTATATtgtaaagagaaaggaaaaaatatTTCGAAGTTAGCTATGCAATACAGCTTGTCAAACAAAGATATTTCGACAGTGCTGGTTGGCATGAACTCGGTTAAACAG GTTGAAGAGAATGTTGCCGCTGCAACAGAACTTGTACTGTTCGGGAAAGATCATGAAACTCTAGCTGAGGTGGAAGCAATCCTGAAGCCAGTGAAGAATCAGACATGGCCGAGCGGAATTCAACAAAGCTGA